The genomic interval CCTTGATATATGAGGGAGAGAAAAATTCTTTCAAATTCTCCGGTTTAGGTGGATCGCGGATGGGGGCAGCAGCACTCACGCGATTTATGCGTAAAAAAGCATTGCTTGTCAAAACAAAATCTATTCCCGATCCTTGGTGGTTTGATGCTCAGTAATATGGGGAATAGGGGACAGGGAACGGGGAAAATATTTTTATGGTGGATACTGGCTAATGCTGTTGGCGCGTTATATCCCCGCACCATTTCGCCTACGGTGCTCGTTGGGCTGGAAGTGGCTTAGTAACCGAAAAAAAGAGGTTCAAGCCTCCCATTTCAAGGAGAATCATCAAAAAGTTTGTCCGAATTTCAAGCTCTGTCTGATCATGGCGGAGCCAATTCAAAATCCAAATTCGACTGACGGGTATCATGCTTGTATGGTTATTTGTAAATCGCCATAAATGAGAGGAAAGTTATCATGTCTACCATCCGAGAGGAAATGCCTGTTCTTGCCCGCCATGAAGGAGATTGGGTAGGCACGTATATACTAGTCGATACAGAAGGAAAAATCCTCGATAAGCATGAATCTCACTTAACTTGCCAATTCCCAACAGATGGTTCCTACTCTTACTATCAGATCAATCGTTACAAATGGTCTGACGGGAAACAAGAAGAACATAAATTTCCTGGAATCTATCGAGATAAAACACTTTGGTTTGATACAGAACGCATCGAAGGCAAAGCCTGGGAAGTCGATGATTCCACAATTATTTTGTGGTTTTCTTATAAGGGAATACCAGGGATGTACTTGTATGAAATGATTCAAATTAGTCCTTGCAATAACTATCGCGCCCGTACTTGGCAGTGGTTTAAGAACCATCAGATTTACCAGCGCACCCTGATTCAAGAGGAACGGATGCGATAAAGTGAGTTGATAGTGGTAAGTGGTAAGTAGTCAGTGGTAAGTGGTTAAAAACTACTAAAACTAATTACTACCTATTAATATACAGACACTGCAAACAGCGTGTCTCTACCAACCACTAACTACTAATAATCCAAAATCTAAAATCTAAAATCCAAAATTGATTAAAGGCATGGCAAAAGGCGAAAAAATCAATTTTTCTACTCCTAGTGGCTTTCCCGAATTTCTTCCTGGTGAAAAGCGCTTAGAAGTGTATTTATTAGATACTATCCGTAGGGTATTTGAAAGTTACGGATTTACTCCTATTGAAACTCCGGCAGTAGAGCGCCTAGAAGTTTTACAAGCAAAGGGTAATCAAGGCGATAATATTATTTATGGTATTAGTCCTATTTTGCCTCCAAATCGACAGGCAGAAAAAGATAAAGCAGGAGAAACAGGTTGGGAAGAACGCGCTTTAAAATTTGACCAAACAGTTCCTCTGGCTGCGTATATTGCCCGTCACTTAAATGAATTGACATTTCCTTTTGCTCGTTATCAAATGGATTTTGTGTTTCGTGGAGAAAGAGCAAAAGATGGGCGTTTTCGTCAATTTCGTCAATGTGATATTGATGTAGTTGGACGTAGAGAATTGAGCTTGCTCTACGACGCTCAGATGCCAGCAATTATCACTGAAATATTTGAAGCTATCAATATTGGTGATTTTATTATTCGCATCAATAATCGCAAAATTCTTACTGGTTTCTTTAAGTCGGTAGGAGTTGAAGCTCACAAAATTAAATCTTGTATCAGCATTATCGATACATTAGAAAAAATAGGTGAAAATAAAGTTAAGCAGGAGTTAGATAAAGAGGAAATTTCACTTGAAAAAACGCAAAAAATTATTGATTTTATTAAAATCAATGGCACTGTTGATGAGATATTAGATAAACTCAAATATCTTAGCCAAACTATGCCGGAAGCCGAACAATTTAGTCTAGGAGTTACAGAATTAGAAACGGTAATTGCAGGTGTTCGCAACCTGGGCGTAGCTGAAAATCGTTTCTGTATTGATTTATCAATTGCTCGTGGGCTTGATTACTATACAGGTACAGTTTACGAAACAACCTTGTTAGGACATGAAGCATTGGGTAGTATTTGTTCTGGTGGTAGATATGAAGAATTAGTTGGAATATTTTTAGGTGAGAAAATGCCTGGTGTAGGCATTTCGATTGGCTTCACCCGCCTAATTAGTCGCTTGATTAAAGCTGGAATTTTAAATACTCTTGCACCTACCCCAGCGCAAGTGATGGTAGTAAATATGCAAGAAGATTTGATGCCACTTTATTTAAAAGTTTCTCAAGATTTGCGTAAGGTGGGGATTAATGTTGTCACTAGTTTTGATAAGCGAGGATTGGGTAAACAATTCCAATTTGCGGATAAGCAGGGAATACAATTTTGCGTGATTATTGGTTCTGATGAAGCAGCAGCAGAGAAATCCTCGCTCAAAGATTTGAAAACAGGGGAGCAAGTAGAAGTAGCACTGGTTAATTTGGCTGAGGAAGTGAAACGAAGACTTTAATTTGAAAGCTGTTTGAAAAAGAAGGTGAGGGGGGTAGGGGAGAGGGATTGGCAGTAAAAGTTAGTATTTCTGCAAACACCCGATCTACAACACTTAGGTTAATAAGTTGGTGGAATACGGGTTTATGTTTAGCGATCGCCCAATATTTGACACTGAATCTGTAGTACTTTAATTTTGCTGGCATGATAATAAAATAAAAGGTATCCGACCAAAACAATGCAAAACCAACCTATCGTATCCGATCCAAAAGTGATGATGGGAAAACCAGTGATTGCAGGAACTCGCATCACAGTTGAAATGATTCTCGAAAAACTTGCTGCTGGTGAGACTCCAGAGCAAATACTTGAAGCGCATCCGCGACTTACTCGTGAAGGAATTCAAGCCGCTTTGGCATCTAAAGATGAAAAAATCTGAGTTAAATTCAACCAAAATTAATCAGGTTGCTATGAACAAACCAATTAAGCGAGCTTTTTTGGATACTGAAGATGGGCAAATTCATTACAGAATTGGTGGTGAGGGAGAAACGCTTTTATTACTACATATGAACCCCCGTAGCAGTGATGAATATCGGGAATTAATGCCTATATTGGCACAAAAGTATCGCGTGATAGCAATGGATTTTATGGGGTTTGGTGATTCTGATAAACCACCAAGATTGTATTCAGTAGCAGACTACGCCAAAACAGTAATTGCGTTGTTTGATGAATTAGGAATTGAAAAAGCAAATCTTTTGGGAAACCATACGGGAGCTTTTGTTTCTGGAGAAGTAGCAGTAGCTTACCCAGAACGTGTTAATAAATTAATTTTATGTAATGTAGCTGGCTTTGGTGAAGTAGGAAAAGCCGATTTAATGAGGAGATTTAATAAAGGTTTTGTGATTAAAGAAGATGGTTCGCATTTGATGGACAGATGGTTAGCTCGTGCAAGGTATATAGGTTCTGCTGAGTTAAATCATCGATGGGTTCTGGATGATTTAAAATGTTTTGGCTATCCTTTGTATGCAGTTTGGGCTGTGGGAAATTATTGTATAGAGGCAGCAGAAAGATTTAGTTTAATTAAATCTTCAACTCTCATTCTCTGGGGAATTGATGATATGGAAGAATTTGAGCGCTTGGGTTTAGCATTAGCAAAAGATAGATATTTTCTCTCTCAAGCTATTCCTCATGGCAAAGTTGTTGAGTTTTCCAACGGAACTATTTGCATGATGAACCAAATACCAGAAGAAATTGCCAAGGTAGTACTCGAATTTTTGGATGGCGTAAATTTTGAAATTTAGTAATAAAGTATTACAATATCTCATGCTTCTCTAAGAAGTCGGGGATATGAATTTTTTTGTATTTTTTGATTTGTTTATATTAACTCAATTTATTTTCAATTTAGACAAAACAGCTGTACACTTAATCTCTACTATCAATCCTGGTGTAGATAAACCAGTAACACCAATACCAGTCCAGGTAGGATAGTTATTAGTAAAATAGCGGTCTTTTACTTGCATAAATAGTTGTAAAAATGGAATGATATATAATGGTTGACCAGAGGCGGTTACTTCAGCTTGAAATTCCCCTAAGCCAGCACCAGTAACATGGTAAGTAATCATTTCCACCACATCATCAAAGGTAGCCCCTGCTGCATCTAGCACCTTTTTGACGTTTTCAAAAGCTTGAACAAACTGAGCTTCTATACCTTTAACAATTTGCAAACTTTCATCTCTGCCTACCTGTCCAGAAATGTACAAAGTATTACCAATTTTAACACCAGGGCAATAATGAAATTTTTCATAGAGAACTTCCATACCCTTGGGAACAATGACTTCGCGAGTAGACATCACGAATTTCCTTATGATATTTGACTAGGAAAGAGTATAAGGTTTAGCAATAAAGCCTAGTTTAGAATATCTTGTGCTTTGCGGGAAATAAGAGTCAATAAATTTTGTGTGCCAAGTGGGGAGTAATACAGATGGCTAACCCTTCAGAATCGGGTGAATGGGCAGTGGTACTATAAGCTTTCAGACCTTTGATTGTGTAGTCTTGGAGGATTTGAGCGACTTCACAATGGAGACTAAGGCTGATGCGATCGCTTATACTATTTCACGAAAAGGCTGATATGGATGTACCCCACCGCCTACGGCACCTCCCCTTAGTAAGGGGAGGTTGAGAGGGGTTGAAGATGAATCACTCAAAAAGTGAAATGGTATTACTTCTGGATAGAATTCTCTGGGCTTAGTCAGACTAGGCATTTCAGACACAGTAAACCTCACACTAAAATAAGTACAGAACCTAAAATTTAAATACCCAAGGTTGATATCAGCACCATACTGAAACGCAGATAAAATTCCATCATTACTGTAACGTTTTGAATTCAATCATCTTCAGGAGAAGAAATAATGGAAAGTTTTAATGAGTATCATCTCGATCCAAAGCAATTTACTTTTCTAAAAAAGTTTGAAGATAACTGGCAAGCAATTAGAAATGAATTTACACACTTTATTAACAATGCATCTCCAGATGAATTAAAATTCACTTATGATGTTCTTGGCCCTAAAAGTAAAACAATTAAAACTAAGGGAAGTTCAAAATATAGTGCTTTTGGTATTTTATTTCAAGGTTTATTTATTGAAGAATATATCCAATTGCATCGAATAAAATATCCAGATTATAGTCCAGAGGATGCATCAGAAAAAGCACTTGTCTTAAGAGAAAAATATTTTCCAAATTTGGATAAGGTGATAGAAAAAGTGAACTTTAGTGATGATAATATCATCAGAAATGTTTATTTTGGTACATTCCATCCAGGCTTGGATATCAAGCTGCATGTTAACTATAACCCTCATATGAATCGCGGTTATTTAGGATTAATTGTGCCAGAGGGAGATGTGGCTATGAAAATATGCCACGAACAGCTTTATTGGCATGAAGGAGAATTCATGGTTTTAGATCACAGCTATCCACACTGTCCGCATAATTACACCAATTATGACAGGACTGTTTTGGTTGTAGACTTTTTTAAACCGGATCAGCCTAGAGAAGAAGTAATCCAATTTGAAAAAGAACAAGTTGCACAAAGGATGCAAGATAATCCT from Chlorogloeopsis sp. ULAP01 carries:
- a CDS encoding DUF3598 family protein yields the protein MSTIREEMPVLARHEGDWVGTYILVDTEGKILDKHESHLTCQFPTDGSYSYYQINRYKWSDGKQEEHKFPGIYRDKTLWFDTERIEGKAWEVDDSTIILWFSYKGIPGMYLYEMIQISPCNNYRARTWQWFKNHQIYQRTLIQEERMR
- the hisS gene encoding histidine--tRNA ligase; translated protein: MAKGEKINFSTPSGFPEFLPGEKRLEVYLLDTIRRVFESYGFTPIETPAVERLEVLQAKGNQGDNIIYGISPILPPNRQAEKDKAGETGWEERALKFDQTVPLAAYIARHLNELTFPFARYQMDFVFRGERAKDGRFRQFRQCDIDVVGRRELSLLYDAQMPAIITEIFEAINIGDFIIRINNRKILTGFFKSVGVEAHKIKSCISIIDTLEKIGENKVKQELDKEEISLEKTQKIIDFIKINGTVDEILDKLKYLSQTMPEAEQFSLGVTELETVIAGVRNLGVAENRFCIDLSIARGLDYYTGTVYETTLLGHEALGSICSGGRYEELVGIFLGEKMPGVGISIGFTRLISRLIKAGILNTLAPTPAQVMVVNMQEDLMPLYLKVSQDLRKVGINVVTSFDKRGLGKQFQFADKQGIQFCVIIGSDEAAAEKSSLKDLKTGEQVEVALVNLAEEVKRRL
- a CDS encoding DUF433 domain-containing protein; translation: MQNQPIVSDPKVMMGKPVIAGTRITVEMILEKLAAGETPEQILEAHPRLTREGIQAALASKDEKI
- a CDS encoding alpha/beta hydrolase, which gives rise to MNKPIKRAFLDTEDGQIHYRIGGEGETLLLLHMNPRSSDEYRELMPILAQKYRVIAMDFMGFGDSDKPPRLYSVADYAKTVIALFDELGIEKANLLGNHTGAFVSGEVAVAYPERVNKLILCNVAGFGEVGKADLMRRFNKGFVIKEDGSHLMDRWLARARYIGSAELNHRWVLDDLKCFGYPLYAVWAVGNYCIEAAERFSLIKSSTLILWGIDDMEEFERLGLALAKDRYFLSQAIPHGKVVEFSNGTICMMNQIPEEIAKVVLEFLDGVNFEI
- a CDS encoding RidA family protein, which codes for MSTREVIVPKGMEVLYEKFHYCPGVKIGNTLYISGQVGRDESLQIVKGIEAQFVQAFENVKKVLDAAGATFDDVVEMITYHVTGAGLGEFQAEVTASGQPLYIIPFLQLFMQVKDRYFTNNYPTWTGIGVTGLSTPGLIVEIKCTAVLSKLKIN
- a CDS encoding aspartyl/asparaginyl beta-hydroxylase domain-containing protein, producing MESFNEYHLDPKQFTFLKKFEDNWQAIRNEFTHFINNASPDELKFTYDVLGPKSKTIKTKGSSKYSAFGILFQGLFIEEYIQLHRIKYPDYSPEDASEKALVLREKYFPNLDKVIEKVNFSDDNIIRNVYFGTFHPGLDIKLHVNYNPHMNRGYLGLIVPEGDVAMKICHEQLYWHEGEFMVLDHSYPHCPHNYTNYDRTVLVVDFFKPDQPREEVIQFEKEQVAQRMQDNPYSLGVFGKSDRAKEEDFIKYGLAHQLEWDKAL